From Lujinxingia vulgaris, a single genomic window includes:
- a CDS encoding LemA family protein — MAAVLTVVGVIFLGLVVLVVFGVGIYNKLVTLRNRFRNAFSQIDVQLKRRYDLIPNLVETAKSFMAHERETLEAVIQARNAAQSANQRAAQNPGDAQAIQGLMGAEAALTGSLGKLFALSEAYPELKSDKTMSGLMEELTSTENRIAFARQAFNDAVTTYNTARESFPAVLFAPTLGFQPAMLFEIQNPTEREAVRVSFG, encoded by the coding sequence ATGGCCGCAGTGTTGACGGTAGTGGGCGTAATCTTTCTGGGACTCGTCGTTCTGGTGGTCTTCGGGGTGGGGATTTACAACAAGCTGGTGACGCTGCGGAATCGCTTTCGCAATGCGTTCTCGCAGATCGATGTGCAGCTGAAGCGTCGCTACGACCTGATTCCCAACCTGGTGGAGACGGCGAAGTCCTTTATGGCGCATGAGCGCGAGACGTTGGAGGCGGTGATTCAGGCGCGTAATGCGGCGCAGTCGGCCAACCAGCGCGCCGCACAGAACCCGGGTGATGCGCAGGCGATTCAGGGGTTGATGGGAGCCGAGGCGGCGTTGACCGGGTCGCTGGGTAAGCTCTTTGCGCTCTCGGAGGCGTATCCGGAGCTTAAAAGCGACAAGACGATGAGCGGGTTGATGGAGGAGTTGACCTCGACGGAGAACCGGATCGCGTTTGCGCGTCAGGCGTTTAACGACGCGGTGACGACGTATAACACGGCGCGGGAGAGTTTTCCGGCGGTGCTCTTTGCGCCGACGCTGGGCTTTCAGCCGGCAATGCTCTTTGAGATTCAGAATCCGACGGAGCGTGAGGCGGTGCGCGTCAGCTTTGGCTGA
- a CDS encoding M48 family metallopeptidase, producing MDFFEQQDSARRNTTYLIVLFAMAVIALTAVMYLPVYLVDFHITGGRFETEMVMVDGRYVATDVLDYFQWRLVGFAFLVTALVVGLGSYYKVSQLGAGGSSVALELGGVEVDARSEDPLRRRLYNVVEEMSLASGLAVPLVYVLPDEVGINAFAAGYTINDAAVAVTQGALEALTRDELQAVIAHEFSHILNGDMRLNIRLIGVVHGILLISIAGRGMLEMIWRGGNRRSSKNGGGAILLIGGVGLVLAIGGWLGVMFGRLIKSAVSRQREYLADAAAVQFTRNPAGLAGALKKIAAHQAGSGLFSPHAEEVSHMCFGPVSKRFTMTMTGWFESHPPLEERIRKWDPGYDASQLEAIQAQLERGQARAGLAMAGGGSGGAASAAASSGAMMMAAAWAGESSAVSGASLGTQSQGSGGGNDWSGQSRDLNYSVGAEEIVDLIGNPSPERLVYCSSLLGELPRAIMEARSDVMGASALVFALLMDDREEGRRPQIELLHAQTSEAMLREVRRLWEHVKGLDAEFRLPLVDLLFPTLRRMTPAQYGTFRELVGGLIYADDRVSLFEFVVQKVLMHRLEVALGRPGRRSTQFVAMRAMLPELQLLLSALAIMGHEHLSEARAAFDAGRSALPPAFMGDVQFIERPVNLQQVGAVLDRFAQASLQIKRHVINAAAFCVLGDGRVTVEEVEMLRAVCDVLDLPLPPLVPEATRRV from the coding sequence ATGGACTTTTTTGAGCAGCAGGATTCGGCCCGGCGCAACACGACCTATTTGATCGTGCTCTTTGCGATGGCCGTCATCGCGTTGACGGCAGTGATGTATCTGCCGGTCTACCTGGTGGATTTTCATATCACGGGGGGGCGCTTTGAGACCGAGATGGTGATGGTCGACGGGCGTTATGTGGCCACCGACGTGCTGGATTATTTTCAGTGGCGGCTGGTGGGGTTTGCGTTTTTGGTGACGGCGTTGGTGGTGGGGCTGGGGAGTTATTATAAGGTCTCGCAGCTGGGTGCGGGCGGGAGCAGCGTGGCGTTGGAGCTGGGCGGGGTGGAGGTGGACGCACGCAGCGAGGACCCGCTGCGTCGGCGGCTTTATAATGTGGTCGAGGAGATGTCGCTGGCCTCGGGGCTTGCGGTACCGCTGGTCTATGTGCTGCCGGATGAGGTGGGGATCAACGCGTTTGCGGCCGGCTACACGATCAACGACGCGGCGGTGGCCGTGACGCAGGGGGCGCTGGAGGCGTTGACGCGCGATGAGTTGCAGGCGGTGATTGCGCACGAGTTTTCGCACATTCTCAACGGGGATATGCGGCTGAACATCCGGCTGATCGGCGTGGTGCACGGGATTTTGCTGATCTCGATCGCGGGGCGAGGCATGCTGGAGATGATCTGGCGGGGGGGAAATCGGCGAAGCAGTAAGAATGGAGGAGGAGCGATTCTGCTCATCGGTGGGGTGGGGCTGGTGCTGGCGATCGGAGGTTGGCTGGGGGTGATGTTCGGGCGGTTGATCAAGAGTGCGGTGTCGCGCCAGCGGGAGTATCTGGCGGATGCGGCGGCGGTGCAGTTTACGCGCAACCCGGCGGGGCTTGCGGGGGCGTTGAAGAAGATCGCGGCGCACCAGGCGGGCTCGGGGCTTTTCTCTCCGCATGCCGAAGAGGTCAGCCATATGTGCTTTGGGCCGGTGAGCAAGCGGTTTACGATGACGATGACCGGGTGGTTTGAGTCGCACCCGCCGCTGGAGGAGCGGATTCGGAAGTGGGATCCGGGATATGATGCGTCGCAGCTGGAGGCGATCCAGGCGCAGCTGGAGCGCGGGCAGGCCCGGGCGGGCCTTGCGATGGCGGGTGGCGGATCAGGGGGGGCGGCGAGTGCTGCTGCGTCGAGCGGAGCGATGATGATGGCGGCGGCGTGGGCCGGGGAGTCCTCGGCGGTGTCTGGCGCAAGCCTGGGGACGCAGTCGCAGGGCTCGGGCGGGGGCAACGACTGGAGCGGGCAGTCGCGTGATCTGAACTACTCGGTTGGGGCCGAGGAGATCGTGGATCTTATCGGCAACCCCAGCCCGGAGCGGCTGGTGTACTGCTCATCACTGCTGGGGGAGTTGCCGCGTGCGATCATGGAGGCGCGAAGTGACGTGATGGGGGCGAGTGCGCTGGTGTTTGCGCTCTTGATGGACGATCGCGAAGAGGGACGGCGCCCGCAGATCGAGCTTCTTCACGCCCAGACCTCTGAGGCGATGCTTCGGGAGGTGCGCAGACTCTGGGAGCATGTGAAAGGGCTGGATGCGGAGTTTCGGCTGCCGCTGGTGGACCTGTTGTTTCCGACGTTGAGGCGGATGACGCCGGCGCAGTACGGGACGTTTAGGGAGCTGGTCGGCGGGCTTATTTATGCCGACGACCGGGTGAGCCTGTTTGAGTTTGTGGTGCAGAAGGTGTTGATGCATCGCCTGGAGGTGGCGCTGGGGCGTCCGGGGCGGCGCTCGACGCAGTTTGTGGCGATGCGGGCGATGTTGCCGGAGTTGCAGCTCTTGCTGAGTGCGCTGGCGATCATGGGCCATGAGCATTTGAGTGAGGCGCGGGCTGCGTTTGATGCGGGACGCTCGGCGTTGCCGCCGGCGTTTATGGGAGACGTGCAGTTCATCGAGAGGCCGGTGAATCTGCAGCAGGTGGGCGCGGTGCTCGACCGCTTTGCGCAGGCGTCGCTGCAGATCAAGCGGCATGTGATCAACGCCGCGGCGTTTTGCGTGCTGGGGGATGGGCGCGTGACGGTGGAGGAGGTGGAGATGTTGCGGGCGGTCTGCGACGTGCTCGACCTGCCCTTGCCGCCGCTGGTTCCGGAGGCGACGCGACGCGTGTGA
- a CDS encoding ferritin-like domain-containing protein yields MSETIDKATILEGLNEDLAHEYQAIIMYNTYAAAVSGIHRKELQAFFLEEVADELEHAKFLADKITALGGTPVTRPSEVKYTTDPREMLENVVKAETETVKRYVKRMKQAEAYGDYGLASTLDGMIADETRHKEETEKILRGQWGE; encoded by the coding sequence ATGAGCGAGACCATTGATAAAGCCACGATTCTGGAAGGACTCAACGAAGACCTGGCCCATGAGTATCAGGCCATCATCATGTACAACACGTATGCGGCGGCGGTGAGCGGTATTCACCGCAAAGAGCTGCAGGCCTTTTTTTTAGAAGAGGTCGCCGATGAGCTCGAGCACGCGAAGTTTCTGGCCGATAAGATCACCGCGCTGGGCGGTACTCCGGTGACGCGACCGTCGGAGGTGAAGTACACCACCGACCCGCGCGAGATGCTGGAGAATGTGGTCAAGGCCGAGACCGAGACGGTCAAGCGCTACGTCAAGCGCATGAAGCAGGCTGAGGCGTACGGGGATTACGGTCTGGCGTCGACGCTCGACGGGATGATCGCCGATGAGACGCGCCACAAAGAAGAGACCGAGAAGATCCTGCGCGGTCAGTGGGGCGAGTGA
- the mrtP gene encoding myxosortase MrtP: MTEPGGKPRWREPLGVFALALGAIIALSLLSPLVPLLAQNLVAIVGLVFFALAHLAIRRIGASPADFGIDLDRLPRRQILFGLGVSAIVFPLFALGNHLWERHALERDFHPSLHNLRQWSPSLELRPPELQQDGARVWLQRRTLFVEVAHLTPDTSPPTLIARADHPTHWQTVGSGSLRPTDDDRHTWELTPTAPLSRFSLPPLDPHARPQTLTSIELSLNGAPITSALQNVDAGQPLRLKRGLSWLLLWALTHLLLVALPEEVFYRGYLQTRLAQRLRDEHDQPRQFLGLSLANWLTSALFALGHLLVPVGGAIIASRAAVFFPSLIFGWMRERSGSIIAPTIFHACANMMVLIVSVHYF, translated from the coding sequence ATGACTGAGCCCGGCGGAAAACCTCGCTGGCGCGAGCCGCTGGGCGTCTTTGCTCTGGCGCTCGGCGCGATCATCGCGCTGAGCCTCCTCAGCCCCCTTGTCCCCCTACTGGCGCAGAACCTCGTGGCCATCGTCGGCCTCGTCTTCTTCGCTCTTGCGCATCTCGCAATTCGCCGCATCGGCGCATCCCCGGCCGACTTCGGCATCGATCTCGATCGCCTCCCCCGGCGCCAGATCCTCTTCGGCCTGGGCGTCAGCGCCATCGTCTTTCCCCTCTTCGCCCTGGGAAACCACCTCTGGGAGCGCCACGCGCTCGAGCGCGACTTCCACCCCTCCCTTCATAACCTGCGCCAGTGGTCACCCTCCCTGGAGCTTCGCCCCCCCGAACTTCAGCAAGACGGCGCCCGCGTCTGGCTCCAGCGCCGCACCCTCTTTGTGGAAGTCGCCCACCTCACCCCGGACACCTCACCTCCCACGCTGATCGCACGGGCCGACCACCCCACCCACTGGCAGACCGTCGGCTCCGGCAGCCTCCGCCCCACCGACGATGATCGCCACACCTGGGAGCTCACCCCCACAGCCCCGCTCTCCCGCTTCTCCCTTCCCCCCCTCGACCCACACGCCCGCCCGCAAACCCTCACTTCCATAGAACTCTCCCTCAACGGCGCCCCCATCACCTCCGCGCTCCAAAACGTCGACGCCGGCCAGCCCCTCAGACTCAAACGCGGCTTAAGCTGGCTTCTGCTCTGGGCCCTCACCCACCTCCTCCTCGTCGCCCTCCCCGAAGAAGTCTTCTACCGCGGCTACCTCCAGACTCGCCTGGCCCAACGCCTGCGCGATGAACACGACCAGCCTCGCCAGTTCTTAGGCCTCTCTCTGGCCAACTGGCTCACCAGCGCCCTCTTCGCCCTGGGCCACCTGCTCGTCCCCGTCGGCGGCGCCATTATCGCCTCGCGCGCTGCGGTCTTTTTTCCCTCGCTCATCTTCGGCTGGATGCGCGAGCGCTCCGGCTCGATCATCGCCCCCACCATCTTCCACGCCTGCGCCAACATGATGGTCCTCATCGTCTCAGTCCATTACTTCTGA
- the plbQ gene encoding PLuB system PQQ-binding repeat protein: MSPTTRSSPHPRAARTLILSLSAALTLLACDAPTDTQPKSATSETSAEPRIPQITWAPPEPIDLQDPDALPMHATDVGQPTLYPRCHELFEPEGSPRAWPLDHDEADATLFGCEPEASLTLNEPALRLVAYSLPRPADSRATDLRLVAYDEAGELLWHQRIDRQHQGDNFTANFRGSFLTRVDQQFICAGTRWQGGTQALCARQDSGEVIFDGTMNFWSGIDLVGVGPALVGADINGLTLRYPFTGVEMRHRAFGQRGGRTAFYASSPTHVFFVPADGEPVLSAWNLETLEVDWQLQLPGKPQSNSGQTFPALGLLIFKIDDTLYALNTADGAQKFALNVGVDNPSLATTDDALLVLLRRSDAPPLLTALNPREGVATWSALAPRGALDVGTDGSRIFTRSVRALREITLKKPAPQAGTDD, encoded by the coding sequence ATGAGCCCCACCACCCGCTCTTCGCCACACCCCCGGGCCGCTCGCACGCTCATACTGAGCCTGAGCGCCGCGCTGACCCTCCTGGCCTGCGACGCCCCGACCGATACGCAGCCAAAGTCGGCCACGTCCGAAACGAGCGCCGAACCCCGGATCCCACAGATCACCTGGGCGCCCCCCGAGCCCATCGACCTCCAGGATCCCGACGCGCTGCCCATGCACGCCACCGACGTCGGCCAGCCCACCCTCTACCCCCGCTGCCACGAGCTCTTTGAGCCTGAGGGTTCCCCGCGCGCCTGGCCCCTCGACCACGACGAGGCCGACGCCACCCTCTTCGGCTGTGAGCCCGAAGCCTCGCTGACGCTGAACGAACCTGCGCTGCGCCTGGTCGCCTACAGCCTCCCGCGCCCCGCAGACTCCCGCGCCACCGATCTTCGCCTGGTCGCCTACGATGAGGCCGGCGAACTTCTCTGGCACCAGCGCATCGACCGCCAGCACCAGGGCGACAACTTCACTGCCAACTTCCGCGGCTCCTTTCTGACCCGCGTCGACCAGCAATTCATCTGCGCCGGCACCCGCTGGCAGGGCGGCACCCAGGCCCTCTGCGCCCGCCAGGACTCCGGCGAAGTCATCTTCGACGGCACCATGAACTTCTGGTCGGGCATCGATCTGGTCGGTGTGGGCCCCGCCCTTGTCGGCGCCGACATCAACGGCCTGACGCTGCGCTACCCCTTCACCGGCGTGGAGATGCGCCACCGCGCCTTCGGCCAGCGCGGCGGTCGCACCGCCTTCTACGCCTCCAGCCCCACCCACGTCTTCTTCGTGCCGGCCGACGGCGAACCGGTCTTGAGCGCGTGGAATCTAGAGACGCTGGAGGTCGACTGGCAGCTCCAGCTCCCGGGCAAGCCTCAGTCCAACTCCGGCCAGACCTTCCCCGCGCTCGGACTTCTTATCTTTAAGATCGACGACACCCTCTACGCCCTCAACACCGCCGACGGCGCACAAAAGTTTGCCCTGAACGTCGGCGTCGACAACCCCTCCCTGGCCACCACCGACGACGCGCTGCTGGTACTCCTGCGCCGCAGCGACGCCCCGCCGCTCCTCACCGCCCTCAACCCCCGGGAGGGCGTCGCCACCTGGTCCGCACTCGCCCCACGCGGCGCCCTGGACGTAGGCACCGACGGCTCGCGCATCTTCACCCGGAGCGTGCGCGCCCTGCGCGAGATCACCCTCAAGAAACCCGCCCCCCAGGCCGGCACCGATGACTGA
- the plbH gene encoding PLuB system helicase-like protein, protein MHEFPATLLDQPPRWELPDGPMWLINPGEEGGECVVWRHAAAGGLLKVSVALRHAAAAHHPRLNAPQQWWLHDNSLYLCAPYPGGEPLACAALERQTFSAAVDAITPLALALKSAHRRSIVHGALGPERIFYDAATGRISAVGLGEWAALPESVASPSPLTDIEGLARVLLFLTLPHDEAKAARPNFETIPSFAIGALERAISPDSARRPQTIDEFLAGLRFRTSEGFDALPQASDADDSPVTIIGGVVRDLDHFEHPRQGPGLRFTLDHGEEGSVGVFFYARHHSEVYNSARNLWEGARLNLIDASPLHDSRGRTFLTAGANTLPIVEPSWPVSVSDVLKAQGCPQRVLVDARDPGELTHHLAFGNLIHGMLEDLTAPEPLSFEKSLESRLPDLRLDLLAAGVDDATLASLEVQARTHFDHMRRLTAPRTRSASGPGAARVGWSGRHVEATRFSSRYGLEGRIDLVVENPDEGVQIIELKSGKPWDDHIGQVRSYALLWEELARAENLPMTGHLLYSRDGTMRQAALDDIDRERRILHARNDLVAHYRAQVDPAFTYRAPYYMEEPALCRQGACRFRRDRCKAQSELLGLAPQPDYGVFAWPSTDPELVRQARAYHAHMSRLVAMERWSDHAALGAIFEPQRLSERVEAGLASAELYLEPVEDHPDRARLRGKNLQIFSPGDALLIHRGDVNASHILRGRCLSVDDDTLELRLRAAHFPDALSGPGYIADLPPARLGYRSAHQALYRVLREQRRDLLEVLVRPTTPAAQAAMRGQGSTPNLHPATFDALNPPQRDAIAHALTAPTGALIQGPPGTGKTTVIAHLTLEAADRDQRVLLAALTHTAVDTMLIKLLEAGDQRGHHPRFLRIGSAAKSPRVARALEARGLNPADYFADDLAHAHASLNRLGEAVSHASIIATTTHSALRSPLIAFIERHRARPAFDVAIVDEASQLTEPLALGPISLARRFVLVGDHAQLPPIVSSERALSAFITADHSPFNLGDDLLNAGLAGLDRSLFERLASVGLPVHMLQVQYRMNRPIMSFPAETFYDDRLQAAPQVEDRRLPEADLNHPALASNEPVAFLDVRGTEDARTNLEEARAVLELLGDLLRGAPTLSVGVISPFRAQVHLLRTLVAEELSLPEDTSIDIDTVERFQGSERDVIIASLVKSDRPGDFLSDPRRLNVTLTRARRKLIIVGHSGCLIQDPLFRPWLEHPHTTWHTWTRP, encoded by the coding sequence ATGCACGAGTTTCCCGCGACCCTCCTCGACCAACCTCCCCGATGGGAGCTCCCCGATGGCCCGATGTGGCTTATCAACCCGGGCGAGGAGGGTGGCGAGTGCGTGGTCTGGCGTCATGCGGCGGCGGGAGGATTGCTGAAAGTCTCCGTCGCGTTGCGCCACGCCGCCGCGGCCCACCACCCCAGGCTCAACGCCCCTCAGCAGTGGTGGCTCCACGACAACTCTCTCTACCTCTGCGCCCCTTACCCGGGCGGAGAACCTCTGGCGTGCGCAGCGCTGGAGCGCCAGACCTTCTCGGCCGCTGTGGATGCGATCACGCCGCTGGCCCTCGCGCTTAAATCCGCCCACCGCCGCAGCATCGTGCACGGCGCGCTCGGCCCCGAGCGCATCTTTTATGACGCGGCCACCGGCCGCATCTCTGCGGTGGGCCTGGGCGAATGGGCCGCGCTGCCCGAGAGCGTCGCATCCCCCTCCCCACTCACCGACATTGAGGGCCTGGCGCGCGTGCTCCTCTTCTTAACCTTGCCTCATGACGAGGCGAAGGCGGCGCGCCCCAACTTCGAGACAATCCCCTCCTTTGCCATCGGTGCGCTCGAGCGCGCGATAAGCCCCGATTCGGCGCGCCGTCCCCAGACCATCGACGAGTTTTTGGCCGGGCTTCGCTTTCGCACCTCCGAGGGCTTTGACGCGCTGCCTCAGGCAAGCGACGCCGACGACAGCCCCGTCACCATCATCGGCGGGGTGGTCCGCGACCTCGACCACTTTGAACATCCCCGCCAGGGCCCCGGCCTGCGCTTTACGCTCGACCACGGCGAAGAGGGTTCCGTCGGCGTCTTCTTCTACGCCCGCCATCACAGCGAGGTGTACAACAGCGCCCGCAACCTCTGGGAGGGCGCGCGCCTCAACCTCATCGACGCCTCGCCACTGCACGACTCCCGCGGCCGCACCTTCCTGACCGCCGGCGCCAACACGCTACCGATCGTCGAGCCCTCCTGGCCCGTCTCGGTCAGCGACGTGCTCAAAGCCCAGGGCTGCCCCCAGCGCGTGCTCGTCGACGCGCGCGATCCCGGCGAGCTTACCCACCACCTGGCCTTCGGTAACCTCATCCACGGGATGCTCGAAGACCTCACCGCGCCTGAACCTCTGAGCTTCGAAAAATCTCTGGAGAGCCGCCTCCCAGATCTTCGTCTCGACCTGCTGGCCGCCGGCGTCGACGACGCCACCCTGGCCTCGCTCGAAGTTCAGGCCCGCACCCACTTTGATCATATGCGCCGGCTCACCGCCCCGCGCACCCGCAGCGCCTCAGGTCCCGGCGCCGCCCGCGTCGGCTGGAGCGGCCGCCATGTTGAGGCCACACGCTTCTCCTCGCGCTACGGCCTGGAGGGTCGCATCGATCTCGTCGTCGAAAACCCCGACGAAGGCGTGCAGATCATCGAGCTGAAAAGCGGCAAACCCTGGGACGATCACATCGGCCAGGTCCGCAGCTACGCCCTGCTCTGGGAGGAGCTGGCCCGCGCCGAGAACCTCCCGATGACCGGCCATCTCCTCTACTCGCGCGACGGCACCATGCGCCAGGCCGCCCTCGACGACATCGATCGCGAGCGCCGCATCCTCCACGCCCGCAACGACCTCGTGGCCCATTACAGAGCCCAGGTCGACCCGGCCTTCACCTACCGCGCGCCCTACTACATGGAGGAGCCTGCGCTCTGCCGCCAGGGCGCCTGCCGCTTCCGCCGCGACCGCTGCAAAGCCCAGTCTGAGCTGCTGGGCCTCGCTCCCCAGCCCGACTACGGCGTGTTTGCCTGGCCCTCCACCGACCCCGAACTCGTACGCCAGGCCCGCGCCTACCACGCCCACATGAGCCGCCTTGTGGCCATGGAGCGCTGGAGCGACCACGCCGCCCTGGGCGCCATCTTCGAGCCCCAGCGCCTCTCCGAGCGCGTTGAGGCCGGCCTGGCCTCGGCCGAGCTTTACCTGGAGCCGGTCGAAGACCACCCCGACCGCGCCCGCCTGCGTGGCAAAAACCTGCAGATCTTCTCCCCGGGCGATGCCCTGCTCATCCACCGCGGCGACGTCAACGCCTCCCATATTCTGCGCGGCCGCTGCCTCTCGGTCGACGACGACACCCTGGAGCTTCGCCTGCGCGCGGCGCACTTCCCCGACGCCCTCAGCGGCCCGGGCTACATCGCCGATCTTCCCCCCGCGCGCCTCGGCTACCGCAGCGCCCACCAGGCCCTCTACCGCGTGCTCCGCGAGCAACGACGCGATCTTCTCGAGGTCCTGGTCCGCCCCACCACGCCCGCCGCTCAAGCTGCGATGCGCGGCCAGGGCTCTACGCCCAACCTCCACCCGGCCACCTTCGACGCCCTCAACCCTCCCCAGCGCGACGCCATCGCCCACGCCCTCACAGCCCCCACCGGCGCCCTCATCCAGGGCCCCCCGGGCACCGGCAAGACCACCGTCATCGCCCACCTCACCCTCGAAGCTGCCGACCGCGACCAGCGCGTCCTCCTCGCCGCGCTCACCCACACCGCCGTCGACACGATGCTCATCAAGCTGCTCGAAGCCGGCGACCAGCGCGGACATCACCCCCGCTTTCTGCGCATCGGCTCCGCGGCCAAAAGCCCCCGCGTGGCCCGCGCGCTTGAGGCCCGCGGCCTCAACCCCGCAGACTACTTCGCCGACGATCTGGCCCACGCCCACGCCAGCCTCAACCGCCTGGGCGAAGCCGTCTCCCACGCCAGCATCATCGCCACCACCACTCACAGCGCCCTTCGCTCGCCGCTCATCGCTTTTATCGAGCGCCACCGCGCCCGCCCCGCCTTCGACGTCGCCATCGTCGACGAGGCCAGCCAACTCACCGAACCTCTGGCGCTCGGCCCCATCTCCCTGGCCCGCCGCTTCGTGCTGGTGGGCGACCACGCCCAGCTCCCGCCCATCGTCTCCAGCGAGCGCGCCCTCTCGGCCTTCATCACCGCCGATCACAGCCCCTTTAACCTGGGCGACGACCTGCTCAACGCCGGGCTGGCCGGCCTCGACCGCAGCCTCTTTGAGCGCCTGGCCTCGGTCGGCCTCCCGGTACACATGCTCCAGGTTCAGTACCGCATGAACCGCCCCATCATGAGCTTCCCCGCCGAGACCTTCTACGACGACAGACTCCAGGCCGCCCCCCAGGTCGAAGACCGACGCCTCCCCGAGGCCGACCTCAACCACCCCGCCCTGGCCAGCAACGAGCCCGTGGCCTTCCTCGACGTGCGCGGCACCGAAGACGCCCGCACCAACCTCGAGGAGGCCCGCGCTGTGCTTGAACTTCTCGGCGATCTCCTCCGCGGCGCCCCCACCCTCTCCGTCGGCGTGATCTCCCCCTTCCGCGCCCAGGTCCACCTTCTGCGCACCCTCGTCGCCGAAGAACTTTCCCTGCCCGAAGACACCTCCATCGACATCGACACCGTCGAGCGCTTCCAGGGCAGCGAGCGCGACGTCATCATCGCCAGCCTCGTCAAAAGCGATCGCCCCGGCGACTTTTTGAGCGACCCGCGTCGCCTCAACGTCACGTTGACCCGCGCGCGCCGCAAGCTGATCATCGTCGGGCACTCCGGCTGCCTCATCCAGGATCCCCTCTTTCGCCCCTGGCTTGAGCACCCCCACACCACCTGGCACACCTGGACCCGTCCATGA
- a CDS encoding universal stress protein, with protein sequence MTTILFGSDLSEHCIPAARWAARLARLHQQDGRPVRLVGVHAISPEELSLLRVASGGGDKDATETLREEFREWMNQIETFDITLEISIQVGAPAGALVHAAQLNKADWLVVGISGRGQLSRLIMGSTAERLAHRPPCPLAIVHPDGFAWEGDARALAPTDFSPSATGAVELAADMVRNQGGHLNVLHVIELPRSTPSLVEPSAYPAALVTHLEETQKAARAQLDRLADALDLGAQLTTEVRPGYPSHEVLAVAKEHNANIIFLGCTGRSRVAEWFLGGVARGVVRHAPGTLVLHPAVDTED encoded by the coding sequence ATGACCACGATCCTCTTTGGCAGCGATCTCTCCGAACATTGCATCCCCGCCGCCCGTTGGGCCGCGCGCCTGGCGCGTCTGCACCAGCAAGACGGCCGCCCGGTGCGCCTGGTGGGCGTGCACGCCATCAGCCCCGAAGAGCTCTCGCTTCTGCGCGTAGCTTCCGGAGGCGGCGACAAAGACGCCACCGAGACCCTCCGCGAGGAGTTCCGAGAGTGGATGAACCAGATTGAAACCTTCGACATCACCTTGGAGATCTCCATCCAGGTCGGCGCGCCGGCAGGCGCGCTGGTGCACGCCGCTCAACTCAACAAGGCCGACTGGCTGGTCGTCGGCATCTCCGGGCGTGGCCAGCTCTCGCGCCTGATCATGGGCTCCACCGCTGAGCGCCTGGCCCACCGCCCCCCCTGCCCGCTGGCGATCGTGCACCCCGACGGCTTCGCCTGGGAGGGCGACGCCCGCGCACTCGCCCCCACCGACTTCAGCCCCTCGGCCACCGGCGCCGTCGAGCTCGCTGCCGACATGGTGCGCAATCAGGGCGGCCATCTCAACGTCTTGCACGTCATTGAGCTCCCCCGCTCCACCCCCTCGCTCGTGGAGCCCAGCGCCTACCCGGCCGCCCTGGTCACCCACCTCGAAGAGACCCAGAAGGCCGCCCGTGCCCAGCTCGACCGCCTGGCCGACGCGCTCGACCTCGGCGCTCAACTCACCACTGAGGTTCGCCCCGGCTACCCCTCCCACGAAGTTCTGGCGGTGGCCAAAGAACACAACGCCAACATCATCTTCCTGGGGTGCACCGGGCGCTCCCGCGTCGCCGAGTGGTTTCTCGGTGGCGTAGCCCGAGGGGTGGTCCGCCACGCCCCCGGCACCCTTGTGCTGCACCCGGCCGTCGACACCGAAGACTGA